In Halalkalibaculum roseum, a single window of DNA contains:
- a CDS encoding LVIVD repeat-containing protein, with amino-acid sequence MNYDYKSKKPGSGYRGMGMRYLWLLLTVFVFGSYACAPSGTMEESASNSTETGVTVTPPSNIKPITEAEPPSPDPRVGLKAGVFDAEDAIWNLEMVSQTPPPEDFIGVTNSDLAFKDNYAIQGNYNGFMVWDISNPASPELVVDFLCPASQSDVSVYGDLLFVSGEGLGGRLDCGTQGVDKTVSDERLRGIRIFDISDIKEPKYVSNVQTCRGSHTHSVLDDPEDDENVYVYVSGSAPVRPEEELPGCSSAMPDEDPNSALFRIEVIKVPLANPEQAEIVNSPRIFENLTEAPRHGMSPADIAKLKKAEEEGAFIAEFWGRKRVISDRFIKPMLQQMVEERGGTGEPTAADSAKLRKELPQMLAERFGGDDDDEPEENRGPNQCHDITLYPAIGLAGGACEGYGLLLDIEDPANPKRVDAVADSNFAYWHSATFNNEGDKVLFTDEWGGGGQPKCREDDPMEWGANAIFTISENNEMNFQSYYKMPAPQTAQENCVAHNGSLIPIPDRDVMVQSWYQGGISIFDWTNPENPVEIAFHDRGPVDSTRMRMGGSWSVYWYNGAIVNSEIARGLDIFKLKPSPYLTENEIEAANTVTFDQLNPQGQPKFEWPATFALARAYVDQLERGQGLSEERISSTRMVLARAEQASGTQRSTLLNTLAEDMEDEASSSDHSEKIGKLADTVRSLASD; translated from the coding sequence ATGAACTACGATTACAAAAGTAAGAAGCCCGGATCCGGCTATCGCGGTATGGGTATGCGCTATCTCTGGTTGTTATTAACTGTTTTTGTATTTGGCTCCTATGCCTGCGCACCCTCCGGAACTATGGAAGAATCAGCTTCCAACAGTACTGAGACGGGTGTTACGGTAACTCCTCCAAGCAATATTAAACCCATTACCGAAGCCGAGCCCCCGAGCCCAGATCCACGTGTTGGATTAAAAGCAGGTGTGTTCGATGCCGAAGATGCGATTTGGAATCTTGAAATGGTTTCTCAAACACCCCCGCCCGAGGATTTTATCGGGGTTACGAACTCCGATCTTGCTTTTAAAGATAACTATGCCATTCAGGGTAACTACAACGGATTTATGGTTTGGGATATTTCCAATCCTGCTTCCCCTGAACTGGTGGTAGATTTTCTATGTCCGGCTTCACAGAGTGATGTGTCGGTATACGGAGACCTGCTTTTTGTTTCCGGTGAGGGTCTGGGCGGACGCCTGGATTGCGGTACCCAAGGGGTTGATAAAACCGTCAGCGATGAACGATTACGAGGAATTCGCATATTTGATATCAGTGACATAAAGGAACCCAAATATGTATCAAACGTTCAAACCTGCCGGGGTTCACACACACACTCGGTTCTGGATGATCCCGAGGATGATGAGAATGTATACGTTTATGTTTCCGGTTCCGCTCCGGTACGACCCGAAGAAGAGCTTCCCGGATGCAGCAGTGCCATGCCGGATGAAGACCCGAATTCAGCACTATTCCGAATTGAAGTCATAAAAGTACCTCTGGCCAATCCGGAACAGGCGGAAATTGTAAATTCACCTCGAATTTTTGAAAACCTCACGGAGGCTCCGCGCCATGGCATGTCACCTGCTGATATCGCCAAACTGAAGAAGGCGGAAGAGGAAGGTGCTTTCATCGCCGAATTCTGGGGACGTAAGCGAGTTATTTCTGACCGTTTTATCAAGCCGATGCTACAGCAGATGGTGGAAGAACGAGGGGGAACCGGTGAACCTACGGCAGCCGACAGCGCCAAGCTGCGTAAGGAGTTGCCACAAATGCTTGCCGAGCGATTCGGAGGCGACGATGATGATGAGCCGGAAGAGAACAGAGGTCCCAATCAATGTCATGATATCACACTCTATCCTGCGATAGGGTTGGCAGGCGGTGCCTGTGAAGGATACGGACTGTTGTTGGATATCGAAGATCCAGCTAATCCAAAGCGTGTGGATGCTGTGGCCGATTCAAATTTTGCCTACTGGCACTCAGCTACCTTTAACAACGAAGGCGATAAGGTGCTGTTTACTGATGAATGGGGCGGCGGCGGCCAGCCGAAGTGCAGGGAAGATGACCCGATGGAATGGGGAGCGAATGCCATCTTCACCATCAGTGAGAACAATGAGATGAACTTCCAGAGTTATTACAAGATGCCTGCGCCGCAAACCGCCCAGGAAAATTGTGTCGCCCATAACGGATCACTTATCCCAATTCCCGATCGTGATGTAATGGTGCAATCGTGGTACCAGGGAGGTATCTCCATCTTTGACTGGACTAATCCCGAGAACCCCGTTGAAATTGCTTTTCATGATCGCGGGCCGGTTGATTCCACCCGCATGCGAATGGGAGGAAGCTGGTCGGTTTACTGGTATAACGGAGCTATTGTAAACTCAGAAATAGCTCGTGGCTTAGACATCTTCAAGCTGAAGCCAAGCCCATACCTTACTGAAAATGAGATTGAAGCAGCCAATACGGTAACCTTCGATCAGCTTAACCCGCAGGGGCAGCCTAAGTTCGAATGGCCTGCTACCTTTGCACTTGCCCGAGCGTATGTTGACCAGTTAGAGAGAGGCCAGGGACTTTCCGAAGAGCGCATCTCTTCGACCCGCATGGTCCTTGCACGGGCGGAGCAGGCTTCCGGCACGCAACGCAGTACGCTGCTCAACACGCTGGCTGAAGATATGGAAGATGAAGCTTCGAGCTCCGATCATTCGGAAAAAATCGGCAAGCTGGCCGATACCGTACGAAGTCTGGCTTCTGATTAA
- a CDS encoding DUF305 domain-containing protein, which produces MTGCKGTETTTSNSSSDTESTAPASTTDKSELEELYFARLDSAKMSFTQADVKFMIGMIAHHAQALVMSRLAPENGASASVQRLASRIINAQKDEIATMQQWLKDRNQPVPQFEIEGLNLMVEISGEPYTMYKKMNGVLSDEQLRELGEAKGKEFDRLFLKYMIEHHSGAVQMVTKLFGTDGAAQDEQAFRLASDIQVDQRTEIERMRMMLNQLSD; this is translated from the coding sequence ATGACCGGATGTAAGGGCACCGAGACTACAACTTCAAATTCTTCATCGGATACGGAATCCACTGCTCCCGCTTCAACAACAGACAAATCAGAGCTGGAGGAATTGTACTTTGCTCGCCTTGACAGCGCAAAAATGTCGTTTACCCAGGCCGACGTGAAATTCATGATTGGAATGATTGCCCATCACGCACAAGCTCTGGTGATGTCGCGCCTGGCCCCGGAAAATGGTGCCAGTGCCAGCGTGCAGCGCCTTGCATCGCGTATTATCAATGCACAAAAAGATGAGATTGCCACCATGCAGCAGTGGCTTAAGGATAGAAACCAACCCGTACCTCAATTTGAGATTGAAGGTTTGAATCTTATGGTTGAGATTTCCGGCGAGCCGTATACCATGTACAAAAAAATGAACGGCGTACTTTCAGATGAGCAGCTGCGTGAATTGGGTGAAGCCAAAGGAAAAGAATTTGACCGCCTTTTTTTAAAATATATGATTGAACATCACTCCGGAGCGGTTCAGATGGTCACCAAACTTTTCGGTACCGATGGTGCCGCACAGGATGAGCAGGCCTTTCGCCTTGCTTCCGATATCCAGGTGGATCAAAGAACGGAGATAGAACGCATGCGTATGATGTTGAATCAGCTATCCGATTAA
- a CDS encoding M28 family metallopeptidase gives MNRYFSLLLIFLISYSAKAQDLNIDPEMYNIIEAVSADRIESDIRTLAGFGTRHTMSDTVSNTRGIGAARRWIKSEFEKISQACGGCLEVREQRTLVEGDPDSRIYEDTWVVNVYAVLKGKTNPNHYIIMSGDIDSRASDVRNNTIDAPGANDNASGMAGTIEAARVLSNYEFENSIIFAGLSGEEQGLYGGRFMAEKATEEGWNIIGVLNNDMIGNIEGVDGVIDNREFRIFSEPYSAQASQRRLQMKRFYGGENDGISRQLARYVYETTRTYLPEMDPMLIYRLDRFGRGGHHRPFNEAGFAGIRIMEAHENYTRQHQDIRVENGIEYGDVIEGVDFDYARKMTAVNAVALASIAKAPPKPGNVEIGGAVQPSTTLRWDKPEDNSIKGYKVYWRPTSAALWENAKFVGDVSEFTLEGIVIDNYLFGVSSVGENGHESVIAYPRGLIRD, from the coding sequence ATGAATCGCTATTTCTCTCTTCTACTGATATTTCTAATTTCTTATTCAGCAAAAGCTCAGGATCTAAACATAGATCCTGAAATGTATAATATCATTGAAGCTGTCAGTGCCGACCGGATTGAATCCGATATTCGAACACTGGCAGGTTTCGGCACCCGACACACCATGTCGGATACCGTTTCCAATACCCGCGGCATCGGAGCCGCCCGTCGCTGGATTAAAAGTGAATTTGAAAAGATCAGTCAGGCCTGCGGCGGATGCCTGGAAGTCAGGGAACAACGCACACTGGTAGAAGGTGATCCCGACAGCCGAATCTACGAAGATACCTGGGTAGTAAATGTCTACGCCGTTCTAAAAGGGAAAACAAATCCCAACCATTATATCATTATGAGCGGGGACATCGACAGCCGGGCTTCCGATGTCAGGAACAATACCATAGATGCTCCCGGAGCCAATGATAATGCATCGGGTATGGCAGGCACCATCGAAGCAGCACGTGTGCTATCCAATTATGAATTTGAAAACAGCATCATCTTCGCAGGCCTCTCCGGAGAAGAACAGGGGCTCTACGGGGGACGCTTTATGGCCGAAAAAGCAACCGAAGAAGGATGGAATATTATCGGTGTCCTAAATAATGATATGATAGGAAATATTGAAGGTGTTGACGGGGTAATTGACAACAGGGAATTCAGAATTTTTTCGGAGCCCTACTCCGCTCAAGCCAGTCAGCGCCGGCTGCAGATGAAACGTTTTTACGGTGGCGAAAATGACGGTATCTCCCGTCAGCTGGCCCGCTATGTCTATGAAACCACCCGCACCTACCTGCCTGAAATGGATCCCATGCTCATTTACCGGCTTGACCGGTTTGGAAGAGGTGGGCACCATAGACCCTTTAACGAAGCAGGTTTTGCTGGGATTCGCATTATGGAGGCTCATGAAAACTACACGCGACAGCATCAGGATATCAGGGTGGAAAACGGCATAGAATATGGCGATGTCATCGAAGGTGTTGATTTCGACTATGCCCGGAAAATGACTGCCGTAAATGCAGTGGCACTGGCTTCCATAGCCAAAGCACCCCCTAAGCCCGGAAACGTTGAGATAGGTGGAGCTGTGCAACCTTCTACCACCCTGCGCTGGGACAAGCCTGAAGACAATTCCATCAAGGGTTATAAAGTATACTGGAGACCCACTTCAGCAGCATTGTGGGAAAACGCAAAATTTGTGGGTGATGTCAGCGAATTTACCCTGGAAGGCATCGTCATTGACAACTACCTCTTTGGTGTTTCATCGGTAGGTGAGAACGGGCACGAAAGTGTCATTGCCTACCCGAGAGGATTGATCCGGGATTAA
- a CDS encoding PP2C family protein-serine/threonine phosphatase: MRLLPEGINPFTLEFSSPGTEKRFRIDYTNRSLPIVRIAMMVGALQYLLFFILDLMIEQLPESVGIVDLLIIRTVVFMVIVAITVLSFQDFFKRYFQFFVSLVPITAGIGVVIMIMLVQNSSGYDEYYVGVMIIFFYIHVLLRMRFIYATLVGWFLILMYFLALDFSTTPQGLLLNSTFFLISTQLCGMFASYSLEYYARLVFVQSRDLEERRKQVKVQYDFKANELNNLREIQRSLLPSTPPCFPGFEIAASLKTTTEVGGDFYDFFLNKSGSLTFSIGDATGHGAKAGVMVTAIKVLFVSMANTKSLTSFVSQASKIIAKTGLKKLYMSLAVGRLSVNKLDVVGAGMPPALLWRASEKVIEKISLNGMPLGSPAEYRYHLTSVELLPGDVLFFMSDGLPELFNEQREMYGYESPLHLLKQYAGLSAASILAAVEREILNFKGDEQLHDDISLIVIKKLMPASN, encoded by the coding sequence ATGCGATTATTGCCTGAGGGTATAAATCCTTTTACCCTGGAATTTTCCTCTCCCGGAACCGAAAAGCGTTTTAGGATCGATTACACAAACCGTTCCCTGCCTATTGTTCGAATAGCCATGATGGTAGGAGCTTTGCAGTATCTCTTGTTTTTTATTCTGGATTTGATGATTGAGCAGTTACCTGAGAGCGTCGGGATTGTTGACCTGTTAATCATCCGAACGGTTGTTTTCATGGTGATTGTGGCAATAACGGTTCTCAGTTTTCAGGACTTTTTTAAAAGATATTTTCAGTTTTTTGTGAGTCTTGTACCGATAACAGCAGGTATTGGAGTCGTGATAATGATCATGCTGGTGCAAAACAGCAGCGGTTACGATGAGTACTATGTCGGGGTTATGATCATCTTCTTCTATATACATGTACTGCTGCGTATGAGATTCATCTATGCCACCCTGGTCGGATGGTTTTTGATTTTGATGTATTTCCTTGCGCTTGATTTTAGTACTACTCCTCAGGGCCTGCTGCTGAACAGCACTTTCTTTCTTATCAGTACCCAGCTTTGCGGTATGTTTGCCAGCTATTCTCTGGAATATTACGCCCGTCTTGTTTTTGTACAAAGCAGAGATCTGGAAGAGCGTAGGAAGCAGGTTAAGGTACAGTATGATTTTAAGGCGAATGAACTCAATAACCTTCGGGAGATCCAGCGTTCTTTATTGCCAAGTACTCCTCCCTGCTTCCCGGGATTCGAAATAGCAGCTTCATTAAAAACGACAACAGAGGTAGGCGGTGATTTTTATGATTTCTTTCTGAATAAATCAGGATCTCTCACATTTTCTATAGGGGATGCTACCGGTCATGGGGCCAAAGCGGGAGTAATGGTAACAGCGATAAAGGTGCTATTTGTGAGTATGGCAAATACAAAGAGTCTTACTTCATTTGTTTCCCAAGCTTCAAAAATCATTGCAAAAACAGGGTTGAAGAAGCTCTATATGTCACTAGCTGTAGGGCGTTTGAGTGTCAACAAGCTGGATGTGGTGGGAGCCGGCATGCCTCCGGCATTGCTTTGGCGGGCATCTGAAAAAGTGATTGAGAAAATCAGTTTGAACGGTATGCCATTGGGATCACCTGCAGAATATCGGTATCACTTAACATCCGTTGAGCTACTACCGGGAGATGTTCTTTTTTTCATGAGCGACGGGCTGCCTGAATTATTTAATGAGCAAAGAGAGATGTACGGCTATGAAAGCCCTCTACACTTGCTAAAACAATATGCCGGTCTAAGTGCAGCATCAATACTTGCAGCCGTAGAAAGAGAGATTCTGAATTTTAAAGGTGACGAACAGTTACATGATGATATTTCACTCATTGTCATAAAAAAATTAATGCCGGCATCTAACTAA
- a CDS encoding PD40 domain-containing protein, with product MKTKSGHKFGPLRKVYLFIILAAGILLFTGCKDNVSNPDPQGSDVVRVEILTGKTELWIEDTLQVRARLYTESGDSVTGRTIGWYTDKPEILEVTSQGILRALNSGEAKVTATYQNLSSSITIEVYRYDLLFESVSGESNQPSIYRLALNDESAVPVQLLGLEPFSYEPAMSSDGTRMVYSVFDSETYNVDLYLYNFQEETGTRLTFSPEIDDMASWSPDHTQLVFRRELSRGGDIMIYRFEDQSVTNLTDFPDVYIEDRQPAWSPDGSQIVYSSNESGRMNIYLIKPDGSDKRQLRFTEMYDTEAAWSPDGKIIIYRTNYAGGFDFTLYHTETEVFERLEIQGYEFMPVWSPDGRWIAFVWRAELQDRPEIYLMRPDGTEMRRITKEGWNGGQNPAFLRVK from the coding sequence ATGAAAACAAAATCCGGCCATAAGTTCGGGCCATTAAGAAAAGTTTATCTGTTTATAATTTTAGCTGCGGGTATACTACTTTTCACGGGGTGCAAAGACAACGTTTCTAACCCTGATCCTCAAGGTAGTGATGTCGTTCGTGTAGAAATCCTAACCGGAAAAACGGAGCTCTGGATTGAAGATACACTACAAGTGCGAGCCAGACTCTATACAGAGTCAGGAGACAGTGTAACCGGCCGCACCATCGGTTGGTACACCGATAAACCCGAGATCCTAGAAGTCACTTCTCAAGGAATATTACGAGCTCTAAACAGCGGTGAGGCTAAGGTTACAGCTACCTATCAAAACCTATCCTCAAGTATTACTATCGAAGTCTACCGCTACGATTTGCTATTTGAAAGTGTATCAGGTGAGAGCAATCAGCCTTCTATTTACCGCTTAGCCTTGAATGACGAATCTGCCGTCCCGGTTCAGCTGCTGGGTCTGGAACCCTTTTCCTACGAACCGGCCATGTCTAGTGACGGCACCCGTATGGTTTATTCAGTATTTGACAGTGAGACGTATAATGTGGATCTGTACCTCTATAATTTTCAGGAGGAGACCGGTACCCGGCTCACTTTTTCACCGGAAATCGATGATATGGCAAGCTGGAGTCCCGATCATACACAACTTGTATTCCGCAGAGAACTTAGCAGGGGAGGTGATATCATGATCTACCGGTTTGAGGATCAGTCCGTTACAAACCTGACGGATTTTCCGGATGTATATATTGAAGATCGGCAACCGGCCTGGTCACCGGACGGGTCACAAATAGTGTACAGTAGCAACGAAAGCGGTCGCATGAATATTTATCTCATAAAGCCGGATGGAAGCGATAAACGGCAACTACGTTTTACGGAAATGTATGATACCGAAGCTGCCTGGTCACCAGACGGTAAAATAATCATCTATAGAACCAACTATGCGGGAGGTTTTGATTTTACGCTCTATCACACAGAAACAGAAGTCTTCGAAAGACTAGAGATTCAGGGTTATGAATTTATGCCTGTGTGGAGCCCCGATGGCCGATGGATTGCCTTTGTGTGGCGTGCCGAATTGCAAGACCGGCCTGAAATTTATCTTATGCGTCCGGATGGAACCGAGATGAGACGCATTACCAAAGAAGGGTGGAATGGAGGTCAAAATCCGGCCTTTCTACGTGTCAAATAA